The following coding sequences lie in one Metallumcola ferriviriculae genomic window:
- a CDS encoding PLP-dependent transferase has protein sequence MVNVGDSKTLIVHPASTICADNTEAEKLQMGVYEDLVRISIGIEDSKDILADIDQALKVV, from the coding sequence CTGGTAAATGTAGGTGATTCAAAAACCTTAATAGTTCATCCTGCTTCTACCATTTGTGCTGACAATACGGAGGCAGAAAAATTACAAATGGGCGTCTATGAGGACTTAGTAAGAATATCTATAGGGATAGAAGATTCAAAAGATATCTTGGCAGACATAGACCAGGCATTAAAAGTAGTTTGA
- a CDS encoding SLC13 family permease, whose product MKSKVYIDRRPLPALFLIEYKNAILLLFSFALFFIFISNKSIPQGMSVQAYQALVIFIFANFLWITNAIPLAITSLMIMGLLASFNVLAAEQVYSFFGNKAVFFIIGAFIISAGISGSGLNKRVSYYVLSRFGDKPENLVLSIFFLAASLSHIMPEHAVAAMLFPILISISRRLELRNNSILGKYMFFALAWGSVLGGVVTFLGGARNPLAVGILEETTGQSIGFLEWIVTVAPPVYLIMILVAFYLKYTVRASTRDTEILKELFTGGRERLGKIDLKEIKALVILVGTIYMWIFESNRFGIANVALISAALFFVLNVISWEDAKKEINWGAIFMYGGAIALGKALVETGLLDYINQNFLAKMDFSTLGFLIVVFTISVFLTEGISNAAVVVILLPLIIQAAVMLNLPPALAVYIVAVPAGLAFMLPMSSPPNAIAFSSGFIKPHEAMRIGFVLNVVSIAVVTLFALTYWRVIGIY is encoded by the coding sequence GTGAAAAGCAAGGTTTATATAGATAGAAGGCCGTTACCGGCGCTGTTTTTAATAGAATATAAGAATGCAATTTTGCTATTATTTTCTTTTGCTTTGTTTTTCATATTCATTTCCAATAAAAGCATCCCCCAAGGTATGTCTGTTCAGGCCTACCAGGCATTGGTCATTTTTATATTTGCCAACTTTTTATGGATAACCAATGCTATTCCTCTAGCTATTACCAGCCTGATGATTATGGGGCTTTTGGCTTCATTTAATGTGTTGGCAGCGGAACAAGTCTATTCGTTTTTTGGGAATAAAGCAGTCTTTTTTATCATCGGTGCTTTTATTATTTCCGCCGGTATTTCCGGCTCCGGGCTAAATAAAAGAGTTTCATATTATGTTTTATCAAGATTTGGCGATAAACCGGAGAATTTAGTTCTTTCAATTTTTTTCTTAGCAGCTTCTCTGTCCCACATTATGCCGGAACACGCGGTAGCTGCCATGCTTTTTCCTATTTTAATATCAATAAGCCGAAGATTGGAATTAAGAAATAATTCCATTTTAGGAAAATACATGTTCTTTGCCTTGGCGTGGGGAAGCGTTCTAGGTGGCGTGGTTACTTTTTTGGGCGGTGCAAGAAATCCTCTTGCTGTGGGGATTTTGGAGGAAACTACCGGTCAGAGTATCGGTTTTTTGGAGTGGATAGTTACGGTTGCTCCACCGGTATATTTAATTATGATACTGGTGGCTTTCTATCTTAAATATACGGTAAGGGCCTCCACTCGCGATACGGAAATTTTGAAAGAACTGTTCACAGGTGGTAGAGAAAGACTAGGTAAGATTGACCTAAAAGAAATCAAGGCATTGGTTATCTTAGTCGGAACAATTTATATGTGGATATTTGAAAGTAATAGATTTGGCATTGCAAATGTGGCTCTCATCAGTGCAGCGCTGTTCTTTGTTTTAAATGTAATCAGCTGGGAGGACGCCAAAAAGGAAATTAACTGGGGTGCGATTTTTATGTATGGAGGCGCAATAGCCCTGGGTAAAGCATTGGTAGAGACGGGTTTATTGGATTATATAAACCAAAACTTCCTTGCCAAGATGGATTTTTCCACTTTGGGTTTCTTGATTGTTGTTTTTACCATCAGTGTATTTCTTACCGAGGGTATTTCCAATGCCGCAGTTGTTGTTATATTGCTGCCGCTAATTATCCAGGCAGCGGTGATGCTAAATCTTCCCCCGGCTTTGGCAGTCTATATAGTAGCCGTACCTGCGGGTTTGGCTTTTATGCTGCCCATGAGTTCGCCTCCTAATGCTATTGCCTTTTCTTCCGGGTTTATCAAACCCCATGAGGCGATGAGGATAGGGTTTGTGCTAAATGTCGTCAGTATTGCAGTGGTTACCCTTTTTGCCTTAACTTATTGGCGGGTCATCGGAATTTATTAG